The following proteins come from a genomic window of Brevibacillus antibioticus:
- a CDS encoding sigma 54-interacting transcriptional regulator: MHKLLIVGAGRGGTALLRMLNQMDRLQVVAVVDQRPDAPGILLAQSLGIPVDEDYRPYLDEDLDVILEATGDLGEYEHLRQLKKDKTVLIPGTFTRIVMKLIRERDKLIAVLMQNQRERETMLNSTHDAIIGVNRQGIITLFNKAAERLMGIEASEVLDTKVSERIPNTRLHIVLKTGSPELNQEQVLPNQTRIITNRVPVRNDRGEVVGAVAIFRDITEIMALAEEVTNLKDLQSMLQAIIQSSDEAISVVDQYGNGLLINKAYTRLTGYSQDDIIGKPATVDISEGDSMHMQVLKTKKAVRGVPMKLGPKRKDVVVNVAPVVVDGELKGSVGVIHDVSEFKRLSEELEKARRIIRNLEAKYSFADIIGYSEPMQQAIEQAKKAASTPATVLLRGESGTGKELFAHAIHNASERKYNQFIRVNCAAISESLLESELFGYEEGAFTGARRGGKRGLFEEASGGTIFLDEIGELSMSMQVMLLRVLQEREVVRVGGTKPINIDVRVIAATHVNLEAAIGAGRFREDLFYRLHVVPIHIPPLRQRLEDIKPIAMHLLRKANLEYGRNVEELQEETLQMLLSYHWPGNVRELENVLGRAMIHMRINERIIMPEHLPPLERRIVSTKKEETQHESSTGTTLKEAVEKAERQHILRELAAAKGNRTLAAKRLGIAIRSLYYKMEKLGIMDVQEE, from the coding sequence ATGCACAAGCTGCTCATCGTTGGTGCGGGACGTGGTGGAACAGCACTCCTGCGGATGCTAAACCAAATGGACCGATTACAAGTCGTTGCTGTCGTCGATCAACGGCCGGACGCCCCAGGCATACTGCTTGCCCAATCATTGGGGATTCCCGTCGATGAGGATTATCGTCCTTATTTGGATGAGGATCTGGATGTCATTTTAGAAGCTACTGGGGACCTGGGGGAGTATGAGCACCTCAGGCAATTAAAGAAAGATAAGACAGTGCTCATCCCAGGAACGTTTACAAGAATCGTCATGAAATTGATTCGGGAACGCGATAAGCTGATTGCAGTCTTGATGCAAAATCAGCGGGAGCGGGAAACGATGCTGAACTCCACGCATGACGCGATTATCGGAGTCAATCGCCAAGGAATTATTACGTTGTTCAACAAAGCCGCAGAGCGATTGATGGGCATCGAGGCGAGTGAAGTGCTGGATACAAAAGTTTCGGAGCGTATACCGAACACTCGGTTACATATTGTACTAAAGACAGGCTCTCCCGAATTGAATCAGGAGCAAGTTTTGCCGAATCAGACCCGGATTATTACAAACCGTGTGCCTGTTCGCAATGATCGAGGAGAAGTTGTCGGAGCTGTTGCCATTTTCCGTGATATTACAGAAATCATGGCGTTGGCAGAAGAAGTGACGAACTTGAAAGATTTGCAGAGCATGCTGCAAGCGATTATTCAATCATCGGACGAAGCGATATCAGTCGTTGACCAATACGGGAATGGACTTTTGATCAATAAGGCCTACACAAGGCTTACGGGCTATTCGCAAGACGACATTATCGGAAAACCAGCGACGGTAGACATTTCCGAAGGCGATAGTATGCACATGCAAGTCCTGAAAACGAAGAAGGCAGTGAGAGGCGTCCCCATGAAATTGGGACCAAAGCGCAAGGACGTGGTGGTCAATGTTGCACCTGTTGTGGTCGATGGGGAGCTGAAAGGAAGCGTTGGCGTCATTCACGATGTCTCCGAATTCAAGCGCCTGTCAGAAGAGCTGGAGAAAGCTCGTCGCATTATCCGCAATCTGGAGGCAAAATATAGCTTTGCAGACATCATCGGCTATAGCGAGCCCATGCAGCAAGCGATCGAGCAGGCCAAAAAAGCGGCGTCAACACCCGCAACGGTTCTTCTTCGTGGGGAATCGGGAACGGGGAAAGAACTGTTTGCCCACGCCATACATAATGCAAGTGAACGAAAATACAACCAATTCATCCGGGTCAATTGTGCAGCGATCTCAGAGAGCCTCTTGGAGAGTGAGCTTTTCGGTTATGAGGAAGGCGCGTTTACGGGTGCGCGTCGAGGAGGAAAGCGGGGGCTGTTTGAGGAAGCGAGCGGAGGAACAATCTTTTTGGACGAGATCGGCGAGCTGTCCATGAGCATGCAGGTCATGCTTTTGCGCGTCCTGCAGGAGCGAGAGGTTGTACGAGTGGGTGGAACGAAGCCGATCAACATCGATGTTCGCGTCATTGCGGCTACCCATGTGAATCTGGAGGCTGCGATTGGAGCGGGACGTTTCCGTGAAGACCTGTTCTATCGTCTCCACGTCGTACCGATTCATATCCCCCCACTCAGACAGCGCTTGGAAGATATTAAGCCGATTGCTATGCACCTGCTACGAAAAGCCAATCTGGAGTACGGTAGAAATGTAGAAGAGCTGCAGGAAGAAACATTGCAGATGCTTCTGTCCTATCACTGGCCAGGCAATGTGCGCGAGCTAGAGAATGTATTGGGCAGAGCGATGATTCATATGCGGATCAACGAGCGAATCATTATGCCGGAGCATTTACCCCCACTGGAAAGACGAATCGTTTCGACCAAAAAGGAAGAGACCCAGCACGAGAGTTCCACTGGTACCACGTTAAAAGAAGCTGTGGAAAAGGCAGAACGTCAGCACATATTGCGGGAACTGGCAGCAGCCAAAGGCAATCGCACCCTTGCAGCCAAACGCCTCGGAATCGCGATACGCAGTTTGTACTACAAGATGGAAAAATTGGGCATCATGGATGTGCAGGAAGAGTAA
- a CDS encoding DUF2627 domain-containing protein, whose product MVFQKIIALLIMVIPAAIAMYGIKLIRDAFFYSASLEVGFLWGKLILGILAFAIPVWFIAGFILHHERKKNRVQPRFMVPEPDDED is encoded by the coding sequence TTGGTTTTTCAGAAAATCATTGCACTCTTAATTATGGTAATCCCGGCGGCAATCGCCATGTACGGAATCAAACTAATCCGTGACGCATTCTTCTATTCGGCCTCTTTGGAGGTTGGATTTTTGTGGGGAAAACTCATTTTAGGTATACTGGCTTTCGCCATCCCTGTATGGTTTATTGCAGGCTTTATTCTCCATCACGAGCGCAAAAAAAATCGCGTACAACCCCGTTTCATGGTTCCTGAACCTGATGACGAGGACTAG
- a CDS encoding UDP-N-acetylmuramyl pentapeptide phosphotransferase — translation METKILMLMVIFAVVFPLVLNRPLHKIGAQKLKALGMNRFNYDGEPVLTAGGLILVCSSAITGIVLIGLLLLRGVNSELLLHGFLFLTGMITMAFWGWHDDRASDRDAKGFRGHFGVLWRERRMTSGMWKLIGGTSTAFCLTLSLSNTLWAGFVAFGLLALCPNIINLFDLRPGRAIKVFWCLTALAGAFGLWTIGASAAMANWIFLIPVFMASMFMFPHDVGGKIMLGDTGANALGFAAGFSFVIGTPIYIQVSMLVLFLCLQVAAEFCSFSRVIEQVGWLRRLDQWGRATEAENKKNQTGSSGLV, via the coding sequence GTGGAAACGAAAATCCTAATGCTCATGGTGATTTTCGCGGTCGTTTTTCCTCTGGTGCTTAACCGCCCACTGCATAAAATTGGCGCACAAAAGCTCAAAGCCTTGGGAATGAATCGATTCAATTACGATGGAGAGCCAGTTCTGACAGCAGGGGGGCTCATCCTCGTATGTTCAAGCGCTATAACTGGGATTGTACTGATCGGACTACTTTTGCTCAGAGGGGTCAATAGCGAGCTTCTCCTGCACGGTTTCTTATTTCTAACAGGTATGATCACGATGGCCTTTTGGGGATGGCATGATGATCGCGCATCAGATCGGGATGCAAAAGGCTTTCGTGGACATTTCGGCGTGTTATGGCGAGAGAGGCGAATGACCAGTGGGATGTGGAAGTTAATTGGAGGGACAAGCACGGCATTTTGTCTCACCCTATCACTTTCGAACACGTTGTGGGCAGGGTTTGTTGCCTTTGGTTTGCTTGCGCTCTGCCCTAATATCATTAACTTGTTTGATTTGCGGCCTGGACGAGCGATTAAAGTATTTTGGTGCCTGACAGCACTGGCTGGAGCTTTTGGCCTATGGACAATAGGAGCCAGTGCAGCGATGGCAAACTGGATTTTTTTGATCCCTGTCTTCATGGCAAGCATGTTCATGTTTCCCCATGACGTTGGCGGCAAAATTATGCTCGGAGATACAGGGGCGAATGCCTTGGGTTTTGCAGCAGGCTTTTCCTTTGTCATCGGGACACCGATTTATATACAGGTGAGTATGCTCGTGCTTTTCCTGTGTCTTCAGGTTGCGGCAGAATTTTGTTCGTTTTCCCGCGTCATCGAACAGGTCGGTTGGCTTCGTCGACTCGATCAATGGGGGAGGGCTACAGAAGCTGAAAATAAAAAAAACCAGACTGGCTCGTCCGGTTTGGTCTAG
- a CDS encoding glycosyltransferase family 2 protein → MKKVSVVIPAFNEQASIGDTLRAIRERFFCDELIVVDDGSQDETAHIASKWADRVIRAPRNQGKGAAVQLGWKCAGGDVIMLLDGDLRDSAEEAVYLLAPVLQDVCDMAVAVLPPPTEKAGFGLARGLAHHGIRMLTGFEAKAPLSGQRAIRRELLDRLGSQDKGFGIEVGLTVDALRAGYRVAEVPVFFSHRETKNDWAGFCHRGKEFVAISRTLCRKWWEGKEWKRKS, encoded by the coding sequence GTGAAAAAAGTTAGCGTCGTCATCCCAGCGTTCAACGAACAGGCTTCCATTGGTGATACACTCCGTGCCATTCGTGAACGCTTTTTTTGTGATGAACTGATCGTCGTTGATGATGGCAGTCAAGATGAGACGGCACACATCGCAAGCAAGTGGGCGGATAGGGTGATTCGAGCGCCGCGCAATCAAGGGAAAGGTGCAGCTGTTCAATTGGGCTGGAAGTGCGCCGGTGGGGATGTGATCATGCTTCTCGACGGTGATTTGCGAGACAGCGCAGAAGAAGCCGTATATTTGCTTGCGCCGGTACTACAAGATGTCTGTGATATGGCGGTAGCTGTTCTGCCACCTCCAACAGAGAAAGCAGGTTTCGGATTAGCAAGAGGCTTGGCCCATCATGGCATCCGGATGTTGACAGGCTTTGAAGCAAAAGCCCCTTTATCGGGACAACGGGCAATACGTCGCGAGCTTCTTGACCGATTGGGGAGCCAGGATAAGGGATTTGGCATAGAGGTGGGGCTCACTGTCGATGCTTTGCGGGCAGGGTATCGTGTAGCAGAGGTCCCTGTCTTTTTTTCGCATCGTGAAACGAAAAACGATTGGGCAGGCTTCTGTCATCGCGGGAAAGAGTTTGTCGCGATTAGCCGTACGCTATGCCGGAAATGGTGGGAGGGGAAAGAGTGGAAACGAAAATCCTAA
- a CDS encoding copper transporter produces MIPFRYHLISLAAIFVALGVGILLGGTAGHSWITQGTKGILSNMEAKYDRALKSNHELRQQMSRLLKEVARSNQEVVQLMSIRYVDELAGSKVYVWQEDGNVAEQIMHLMHSVGMEVVSYREGNKCEDGVLLVVARQAPVWLREKQVNSWIQVVDVPDSPAKQWALLEQMQNRLAERKGSREKS; encoded by the coding sequence ATGATACCATTCCGCTATCATTTGATTTCACTGGCTGCCATATTTGTCGCACTTGGGGTAGGTATCTTGTTAGGAGGGACGGCAGGCCATTCATGGATAACACAAGGAACAAAAGGCATTCTTTCCAATATGGAAGCAAAGTACGATCGCGCTCTCAAAAGCAACCATGAATTAAGGCAGCAAATGAGTCGATTACTCAAGGAAGTGGCGCGCAGCAACCAAGAAGTCGTCCAACTCATGAGCATACGCTATGTGGATGAACTCGCAGGAAGTAAGGTGTATGTTTGGCAAGAGGATGGAAACGTTGCTGAACAGATTATGCACCTGATGCATTCAGTAGGTATGGAAGTGGTTTCGTATCGCGAGGGAAATAAGTGCGAAGACGGGGTGCTTTTAGTGGTAGCAAGACAAGCACCGGTTTGGCTACGGGAAAAACAGGTGAATTCCTGGATACAGGTCGTAGATGTGCCTGACTCTCCTGCAAAACAATGGGCACTTTTGGAGCAAATGCAAAATAGGTTGGCGGAGAGGAAGGGCTCGCGTGAAAAAAGTTAG
- the steA gene encoding putative cytokinetic ring protein SteA: MGKRKGSGAHSYTAVVAADLKTKQLCKRLHSHHIAIIDHPDVDEIAAQSLLERGVKVVLNLSPFMTGQYPAEGARQLLTNGVTLYEVLDVDVSDSFMEWIEGKYATIREGNLYILLEEKWVHVCRLQQVTVPSILNRWHEAQDKLDDTLSSFIDNTLLYASKEKDLFLKPLCHVQLHTKMEQRHVVVVVRGKHYREDLLTLSSYIREYRPVLIGVDGGADALMEAGYRPDLIVGDMDSVSDKALQSGAEIVVHAFMDGTAPGTTRVKALGLPCHILAAPGTSEDVAMLLAYEKEAELIVTIGAHTNMIDFLEKGRKGMASTLLVRTKIGTKLIDAKGVSHLYRPSESWKLWGWCIVAMLLPVSAALVINPITRHAVQMIWTSWRTWTL; encoded by the coding sequence GTGGGCAAACGAAAAGGTTCTGGAGCACATTCATACACGGCTGTCGTAGCAGCTGATCTCAAGACGAAGCAGTTGTGCAAACGTCTCCACTCCCATCATATCGCCATCATTGATCATCCAGACGTTGATGAGATAGCAGCACAGTCCTTGCTGGAAAGAGGGGTAAAAGTCGTCCTCAACCTTTCGCCATTCATGACGGGGCAATACCCAGCTGAAGGGGCTCGCCAACTTTTAACAAACGGTGTCACACTCTATGAGGTACTGGATGTAGATGTGTCGGATTCGTTCATGGAATGGATCGAGGGTAAGTATGCAACGATACGTGAAGGAAATCTGTACATCCTATTGGAAGAGAAGTGGGTACATGTATGTAGGTTGCAGCAGGTGACGGTTCCCTCTATTTTGAACCGATGGCATGAAGCGCAAGATAAGTTGGATGACACACTCTCTTCGTTTATCGACAACACACTTTTGTACGCCAGCAAGGAAAAAGACCTATTTTTAAAGCCACTTTGCCATGTGCAATTACATACGAAAATGGAACAGCGACATGTCGTAGTCGTCGTTCGCGGGAAACATTATAGAGAGGACTTACTGACGCTATCTTCCTATATTCGGGAATATCGTCCTGTTTTGATCGGGGTCGATGGCGGTGCAGATGCCCTCATGGAAGCAGGGTATCGTCCAGACCTGATTGTGGGAGATATGGATAGCGTCTCGGACAAAGCACTCCAAAGCGGAGCGGAGATCGTCGTCCATGCTTTCATGGATGGGACAGCACCTGGAACGACTCGCGTAAAAGCCCTCGGTTTACCTTGTCATATTTTGGCAGCGCCTGGTACAAGCGAAGATGTGGCGATGCTGTTAGCGTACGAAAAGGAGGCTGAACTGATCGTCACGATCGGTGCCCATACAAATATGATTGATTTTCTGGAAAAAGGCCGCAAAGGTATGGCGAGCACGTTATTGGTCCGCACGAAGATCGGGACAAAGCTAATTGATGCCAAAGGAGTCAGTCATCTCTATCGGCCGAGCGAGTCATGGAAGCTGTGGGGGTGGTGTATAGTTGCGATGCTCCTGCCTGTTTCAGCCGCGCTCGTCATCAATCCGATCACCCGTCATGCTGTACAGATGATTTGGACCAGTTGGCGGACTTGGACTTTATGA
- a CDS encoding DUF2759 family protein: MKIVLFDILMFIFTFFIAWGCLNSIKAKNTFAILFGFVSLVVFLFADGLIIYYLAKGA; the protein is encoded by the coding sequence ATGAAAATCGTTTTATTTGACATCCTGATGTTTATCTTCACATTCTTTATCGCTTGGGGCTGTTTGAACTCCATCAAAGCGAAAAACACATTTGCAATCTTATTTGGCTTTGTATCTTTGGTGGTTTTTCTGTTCGCAGATGGTTTGATCATTTACTACCTGGCCAAGGGTGCGTAG
- a CDS encoding sigma-70 family RNA polymerase sigma factor: protein MASWFLKGLQHEMYRLSKKQCKIRRHEELILNAPLSDDASVELVELLPLQEPLENDLSISLRDALSRLSPKQFYVIRTIVLNGYTEHEVSEQLKISQPAVNKIKKAALKRLQNDKCLREWKNYESSR, encoded by the coding sequence ATAGCATCATGGTTTTTAAAGGGTCTGCAACACGAAATGTATAGGCTATCTAAGAAACAATGTAAGATTAGACGCCATGAGGAATTAATCCTTAATGCCCCATTGAGCGATGATGCCTCTGTAGAATTGGTAGAATTACTACCTTTACAAGAGCCGCTTGAAAATGATCTATCCATTTCTCTACGGGATGCATTATCAAGGTTATCCCCTAAACAGTTTTATGTAATTCGAACTATTGTTTTAAATGGCTATACCGAACATGAAGTCAGTGAGCAATTAAAAATTTCTCAGCCTGCCGTAAATAAGATCAAAAAAGCAGCATTAAAAAGATTGCAAAATGACAAATGTCTAAGAGAGTGGAAAAATTATGAGTCAAGTCGTTGA
- a CDS encoding helix-turn-helix domain-containing protein — translation MLQLKELVLKAQRGDGEALMIIINQFTPAIKKHARNLGYEDAEADLKAWACRSIMNYKIRSMGN, via the coding sequence ATGCTTCAGTTAAAGGAATTAGTATTGAAGGCACAACGGGGTGATGGTGAGGCGCTGATGATTATCATAAATCAATTTACCCCTGCTATCAAGAAACATGCTAGAAATCTTGGTTATGAGGATGCTGAAGCTGATCTCAAAGCTTGGGCATGTAGATCGATTATGAACTACAAGATTCGCTCAATGGGAAATTAA
- a CDS encoding methyltransferase domain-containing protein: protein MKNEEIKQAVQAQFGKNAEQYVQSKTHAKGSDLDLMVEWIQPREKWRALDIATGGGHVARTLAPHVSLVVATDLTRPMLMAAAEANDKALVHNVMYVQADAESLPFLDESFEIVTCRIAAHHFPDPAAFVREVSRVLSPGGLFLFIDNVSPEELSLSGFINEVEKTRDPSHVRCLSVSEWGALFEANGLPVQKQRERKKRFEFLPWVQRTSESSQQEEDVEKLLLHATDEQKEYLGLTTKEGRVMTHQIDEWMVLCKKEEDKKTMTTKHEWIGLDHVQLAAPAGTEDVARKFFGELLGMPEVPKPAKLLVRGGIWFQCGAQMIHIGVEEGFIPAKKAHPAFLVQNIGSLMEHLQANGISFRIDEEIPHLIRFFTEDPFGNRLEFMEAKQE from the coding sequence ATGAAGAATGAGGAGATCAAACAAGCTGTTCAAGCCCAATTTGGAAAAAATGCAGAGCAATACGTGCAAAGCAAGACGCATGCAAAGGGCAGCGACCTGGATCTGATGGTGGAGTGGATACAGCCAAGAGAGAAGTGGCGGGCACTGGATATCGCCACAGGAGGTGGGCACGTAGCGAGGACATTGGCTCCTCATGTGAGCTTGGTCGTCGCCACGGATTTGACTCGCCCGATGCTCATGGCAGCCGCTGAGGCTAATGATAAAGCACTTGTCCATAATGTGATGTATGTTCAGGCTGATGCAGAATCTCTCCCGTTTCTCGATGAATCATTTGAGATCGTCACATGCCGAATCGCGGCTCATCATTTTCCAGATCCGGCGGCTTTTGTCCGTGAGGTGAGTCGCGTGCTCTCTCCTGGTGGGTTGTTTCTCTTCATTGACAACGTTTCGCCTGAGGAGTTGTCACTCTCGGGGTTCATAAATGAAGTAGAGAAAACACGCGATCCCAGTCATGTTCGCTGTCTTTCCGTAAGTGAATGGGGGGCTTTGTTTGAAGCGAATGGCTTACCTGTGCAAAAGCAACGGGAACGCAAAAAAAGGTTTGAATTTTTACCGTGGGTTCAGCGTACTTCCGAATCATCTCAGCAGGAGGAGGACGTCGAAAAGCTGCTGCTGCACGCTACAGATGAACAAAAAGAATATCTAGGACTTACCACAAAGGAAGGCAGAGTAATGACCCATCAGATTGACGAATGGATGGTTCTGTGCAAAAAAGAGGAGGACAAGAAGACGATGACAACAAAGCATGAATGGATTGGGCTCGACCATGTACAATTAGCAGCACCAGCAGGAACAGAGGACGTAGCGCGCAAGTTTTTTGGTGAGCTTTTGGGAATGCCAGAGGTTCCAAAGCCAGCGAAGCTTCTCGTTCGAGGTGGTATATGGTTTCAATGTGGCGCTCAAATGATTCATATTGGTGTAGAGGAAGGATTCATTCCCGCGAAAAAAGCACATCCGGCGTTCCTTGTGCAAAACATTGGTTCGCTGATGGAGCATCTGCAAGCAAATGGGATATCGTTTCGGATTGACGAAGAAATTCCTCACCTTATCCGCTTTTTCACAGAGGACCCATTTGGGAACCGATTGGAGTTTATGGAGGCGAAACAGGAATGA